Genomic window (Alteromonas pelagimontana):
TCAAACTTGGTTCGCCAATCCTGTTTAGGCAGTGGCGTCCGGGCCTAAACGGTAAACCCTTCGAGCTGATAAAGTTTCGTACGCAGATTAACGCTCGTACGGATGCCGGAGAACCGCTTACCGATGATCAAAGGCAGACAAAATTTGGCCGATTTCTTCGCCGTACAAGTCTGGACGAGCTACCTGAACTGTGGAACGTATTGCGTGGTGAAATGAGCCTCGTGGGGCCAAGACCTTTATTAGAGGAAGATGGGGATCAAAAGGATTACTTAGAGAAGGTCCGTCAGCAAGTGCGTCCCGGCATGACGGGTTGGGCGCAGATAAACGGACGCGACAATATAACTGAAGATAAGAAATTTGAATTGGATAAGTGGTATGTGGCAAATCAGAGCTTTTGGCTGGACTGCAAGATTTTGCTGCTGACCATACTAAAGGTTGTGCGGCGAGAGAATGTGCGTAAGCACAATAACAGTAAGGCATCCTCTGAAACGCAAGCGACCGTAAATAAGAAAAACTAAAAAGCTGTTGCTGTTAAATCATTTATCAACAAAGGAAAGCCATCTGTTTACAGCCATTGCGGCATAGATACTTTTATTCTTCTTCACCTTAGCCTACCATTGCCCGACCATCTGAAATATAGACGACATACCCAGTGCCATCATTGCAGTCTTATCACACGTTCGGCTTGCCCTCGCAATGCCAGCAGTTAACCTTCTTTAATACCGCAGACGAGTTTCTCGACGCTCTGTCATCAGCCTCGCATAACTATTTGCTTGGGGAAGGCAGTAATACGCTGTTTCTGGAGGATTTTGATGGGCAGGTACTAGTTAATCGCATTGCTGGTATCACTCATCATGAAACGACGGATGCTCATCACTTACGCGTCGGTGGTGGAGAAAATTGGCACCAGCTAGTGGTAAAAACCATGGAAAACGGTTGGTGGGGGATGGAAAATCTCGCGTTAATTCCAGGTTCTGTTGGGGCGTGTCCCATCCAAAATATTGGTGCTTACGGTATTGAAGTCGGTCAGTTTATCTCCTCGGTAGAGGTGATTTATATTCAAAGCGGGGAAAAAGCAGTCATTGATGCAAAAGATTGTTTGTTTGGCTATCGGGATAGCGTATTCAAACACGCACTAGCGGGAAAGGTACTGATTACTTACGTTAACTTTACGCTTCCTAAAAACAGTGAGCGAATTACCACGTACGGCGAACTGGCTGCGCTGGAAAATCCCACCGCGAAAGATATTTTTGATGCTGTTATCACCATCCGCAAGGCAAAGCTGCCGGATCCGGCGATACTTGGCAACGCTGGCAGCTTTTTTAAAAATCCGGTGGTCGAGATAGCATTATACCAACGAATTCAAGCGCAATATCCTAACGTACCTGCGTACGATATTGATGCAGAGCATAAAAAAATTCCAGCGGCCTGGCTAATAGACACACTCGGTTATAAGGGAAAGCAGTGGCAGGGGGTGCGTTGTCACCCCACACAGCCGCTTGTCCTTACGAACCTGGGATCAGCTAAAGGTGAAGATGTCGTTACTCTTGCATCAGATATTATTACCGCAGTACACCAAACGTTTGGAATTCCTTTAGAGCCTGAAGTCAGGCTAGTGGGAAAAACAGGATTGGTCACGCTATGAGGCACGCGTCAAAGATGATTCGGCAGCACATCCTGGCTTTACTGGCTGACGGGCAGTTTCATTCCGGTGAAACTATCGCGCAAGAAGTCGGTTTGTCTCGTACAGCGGTGGCTGGACACATTGCCCAGTTAACGGAATGGGGGCTGGATGTCTTTAAAGTAAAAGGTAAAGGTTACAAGCTAAACCGACAATTTGCTCTGCTTAACGCCGATCTGATAAATAGACAGCTAAAATGCCCCAGCTTATCGTTGGTACAGGTTGAGCCAGTCCTTGCATCTACCAACACCGAGTTAAAAAAACGCATTGTAAATGCCCGTCATAATCTGGCTGACGGCGATGTCATGTTGGCAGAAATTCAAACCGCGGGGCGCGGCCGCCATGGTAAGCAATGGCTGGCGCCTGTAGGTGGAAGCTTAACGTTTTCTATGTATTGGTCGTTTCCTGATGGATATCAAAGTATGGCCGGCTTATCGCTACTTGTTGGCGTGGCCGTTTGTAATGCACTGCAGAAATTTGGCGTAGAGGACGTGCAGTTGAAATGGCCAAACGACGTTTATCTGCATGGAAAAAAGCTGGCCGGGGTTTTGATTGAAGTTGAAGGACAAATAGGAGCGACAGCACACAGCGTTATAGGTATCGGTCTTAATGTGTGCGTACCGGATGAGCAGTATAACGTTGGACAGCCGCATACAGATCTTACTTCCTTTCTCGGTCAGGTGCCGGATCGCAACGCATTGGCAGCATCAATGATAGACTCACTTCGCGAACTGCTACCCATCTTTACCATGGAAGGGTTTGGCCGTTTTGTCGGCACCTGGCAGTCTCTGGATCTCTTTGCCGATAAGACCGTGGTACTGCAAATGGGGGATAAGCGCTTTAGTGGTATTGAGCGAGGAATTGACGAGAGTGGAGCATTGT
Coding sequences:
- the birA gene encoding bifunctional biotin--[acetyl-CoA-carboxylase] ligase/biotin operon repressor BirA, with the protein product MRHASKMIRQHILALLADGQFHSGETIAQEVGLSRTAVAGHIAQLTEWGLDVFKVKGKGYKLNRQFALLNADLINRQLKCPSLSLVQVEPVLASTNTELKKRIVNARHNLADGDVMLAEIQTAGRGRHGKQWLAPVGGSLTFSMYWSFPDGYQSMAGLSLLVGVAVCNALQKFGVEDVQLKWPNDVYLHGKKLAGVLIEVEGQIGATAHSVIGIGLNVCVPDEQYNVGQPHTDLTSFLGQVPDRNALAASMIDSLRELLPIFTMEGFGRFVGTWQSLDLFADKTVVLQMGDKRFSGIERGIDESGALLVETQEGITRFHGGEVSLRGG
- a CDS encoding sugar transferase; this encodes MVKRVMDIVGSGVALFLLSWLLGGLAILVWIKLGSPILFRQWRPGLNGKPFELIKFRTQINARTDAGEPLTDDQRQTKFGRFLRRTSLDELPELWNVLRGEMSLVGPRPLLEEDGDQKDYLEKVRQQVRPGMTGWAQINGRDNITEDKKFELDKWYVANQSFWLDCKILLLTILKVVRRENVRKHNNSKASSETQATVNKKN
- the murB gene encoding UDP-N-acetylmuramate dehydrogenase, producing MPSLQSYHTFGLPSQCQQLTFFNTADEFLDALSSASHNYLLGEGSNTLFLEDFDGQVLVNRIAGITHHETTDAHHLRVGGGENWHQLVVKTMENGWWGMENLALIPGSVGACPIQNIGAYGIEVGQFISSVEVIYIQSGEKAVIDAKDCLFGYRDSVFKHALAGKVLITYVNFTLPKNSERITTYGELAALENPTAKDIFDAVITIRKAKLPDPAILGNAGSFFKNPVVEIALYQRIQAQYPNVPAYDIDAEHKKIPAAWLIDTLGYKGKQWQGVRCHPTQPLVLTNLGSAKGEDVVTLASDIITAVHQTFGIPLEPEVRLVGKTGLVTL